A stretch of the Nothobranchius furzeri strain GRZ-AD chromosome 5, NfurGRZ-RIMD1, whole genome shotgun sequence genome encodes the following:
- the LOC139070184 gene encoding uncharacterized protein, which translates to MLNMKGQHLTKFQTASALMRRQPTVWAFSRASAFWDVTMPNFPPSDWIAHFRMSEETFSYLCSKLRPAMQKRNTNFRACVLLRKRIAIALWKLAPNSEYRSIGLLFGVSTTSVCRCVQDFCKAVCKILLAEVIAFPTLQKLQEMTDYFETRWGVPQCVGAIDGSHIPIIAPQGFHTDYFNRKGWHSIILQGIVDGRGMFWNVNAGQPGSLHDARVLRLSTFWDLVAHGQLHPTSTKNIEGVNVGFYVLGDSAYPLQNWLLKPFSDNGRLTAEQQTYNRKTSRARVVVENAFGRLKRRWRCLLKRNDSDVELLKYMVLTCCVLHNICESHGEEYVECDAPADEPVVANMQEVAEEGSDVREALMRHFTR; encoded by the exons atgctaaacatgaaaggccaacacctaactaagtttcaaacagcttctgcactcatg CGACGGCAACCAACTGTGTGGGCCTTCAGCCGTGCCAGTGCCTTCTGGGATGTGACCATGCCAAACTTCCCTCCGTCAGATTGGATAGCTCATTTCAGAATGTCAGAAGAGACCTTTTCATATCTTTGTTCCAAGCTCCGTCCAGCTatgcagaagaggaacaccaaCTTCAGAGCCTGCGTGCTACTCAGGAAAAGAATTGCAATTGCACTGTGGAAGCTTGCACCTAACAGTGAATACAGGAGCATCGGGCTTCTTTTTGGTGTCAGCACGACCTCTGTGTGCCGCTGTGTGCAGGACTTCTGTAAGGCTGTCTGTAAAATCTTGCTTGCCGAGGTTATTGCTTTTCCaactctgcaaaagctacaggAAATGACTGACTATTTTGAGACCAGGTGGGGGGTTCCTCAGTGTGTGGGTGCCATCGATGGTTCCCATATCCCAATAATCGCACCACAGGGATTCCACACAGACTACTTCAATAGGAAAGGTTGGCATTCCATAATCCTCCAGGGCATTGTGGATGGCAGAGGCATGTTCTGGAATGTTAATGCAGGTCAGCCAGGTAGCTTACATGATGCCCGTGTGCTGCGATTGTCCACATTTTGGGACTTGGTTGCTCATGGACAACTGCACCCGACTAGCACCAAGAACATAGAGGGAGTAAATGTAGGCTTTTAtgtgctcggggactctgcctatCCTCTACAGAACTGGCTCCTAAAACCATTTTCAGACAACGGTCGTCTCACTGCTGAACAACAGACGTACAACAGGAAAACGTCCAGAGCCAGAGTTGTGGTCGAAAATGCATTTGGGAGGCTAAAGCGTAGGTGGCGATGTCTTCTGAAGAGAAACGACAGTGATGTAGAGCTTCTTAAATACATGGTGCTGACCTGTTGTGTGCTTCACAATATCTGTGAGAGCCATGGGGAGGAATATGTAGAATGTGACGCACCTGCTGATGAACCAGTGGTTGCAAATATGCAGGAAGTTGCAGAGGAGGGCAGTGATGTGCGTGAAGCTCTGATGCGACACTTCACCCGCTGA
- the LOC129163309 gene encoding uncharacterized protein, which yields MKVFKEVSQRMAAEGFQRTSEQCRAKLKTIKAHYRKVKDSNGRSGNGRSTWKWYDVVDAIYGHRPSNRGSEGGLDSATSILESLINPVDTSEAENTPSSEEPSTSSSSTPGPSVPPSPRPVPSPPPSPLSTTTREEHLPCRRRTGDRRRRLEARTQVIFDELQIADGRQMDRMEGISREPVNWMQQDAAAARQHELQIAEQYFEHLGALNAVLGLVAQRMGSSSDFLPPPRQ from the exons ATGAAAGTCTTCAAAGAAGTTTCTCAGCGCATGGCAGCTGAAGGATTCCAGCGCACCTCCGAGCAGTGTCGTGCTAAGCTGAAAACAATAAAAGCCCACTACAGAAAAGTTAAGGACAGCAACGGCCGTAGTGGGAATGGGCGAAGTACATGGAAGTGGTACGATGTGGTGGACGCTATTTATGGACACAGACCGTCAAACCGAGGCAGCGAAGGAGGCTTGGACTCGGCGACCAGTATCCTGGAGTCACTCATAAACCCTGTTG ACACATCTGAAGCGGAAAACACTCCCTCTTCAGAGGAACCATCCACTTCCTCAAGTAGCACTCCAggaccttctgtgccaccatcgcctcggCCAGTTCCTTCgccaccaccatcacctctgtccactACCACTCGAGAGGAACATCTACCATGTCGTCGACGCACAG GTGACCGAAGACGGCGATTGGAAGCACGGACACAGGTGATATTTGATGAGTTGCAGATCGCAGATGGCAGGCAGATGGACAGAATGGAAGGCATAAGCCGGGAGCCGGTTAACTGGATGCAACAAGACGCAGCAGCAGCAAGGCAACATGAATTACAGATCGCAGAGCAATATTTTGAACATTTGGGTGCCCTAAATGCTGTTCTTGGACTGGTCGCACAAAGAATGGGCAGCTCCTCTGACTTCCTGCCACCACCCAGGCAGTAA